The Triticum urartu cultivar G1812 unplaced genomic scaffold, Tu2.1 TuUngrouped_contig_3406, whole genome shotgun sequence genome includes a region encoding these proteins:
- the LOC125527269 gene encoding alcohol dehydrogenase 3-like, protein MATAGKVIKCKAAVAWEAGKPLSIEEVEVAPPQAMEVRVKILYTALCHTDVYFWEAKGQTPVFPRILGHEAGGIVESVGEGVIELVPGDHVLPVFTGECKDCAHCKSEESNLCDLLRPVDRGVMIGDGQSRFTINGKPIFHFAGTSTFSEYIVIHVGCLAKINPEAPLDKVCVLSCGISTGLGATLNVAKPKKGSTVAIFGLGAVGLAAMEGARMAGASRIIGVDLNPAKYEHAKEFGCTDFVNPKDHTKPVQEVLVEMTNGRVDRAVECTGDIDAMIAAFECVHD, encoded by the exons ATGGCTACCGCCGGGAAGGTGATCAAGTGCAAAG CGGCGGTGGCATGGGAGGCCGGGAAGCCGCTGTCGATcgaggaggtggaggtggcgCCGCCGCAGGCCATGGAGGTGCGCGTCAAGATCCTCTACACCGCCCTCTGCCACACTGACGTCTACTTCTGGGAAGCCAAG GGCCAAACTCCAGTTTTCCCTAGGATCTTGGGCCATGAAGCTGGAGG CATCGTCGAGAGCGTCGGAGAAGGCGTGATTGAGCTTGTGCCGGGTGACCATGTCCTCCCGGTGTTCACCGGCGAGTGTAAGGACTGTGCCCACTGCAAGTCAGAGGAGAGCAACCTTTGTGATCTCCTCAGGCCCGTGGATCGTGGCGTGATGATCGGCGATGGGCAGTCTCGCTTCACCATCAACGGGAAGCCGATTTTCCACTTTGCCGGGACCTCCACCTTCAGCGAGTACATCGTCATCCATGTCGGTTGCCTCGCGAAGATCAACCCCGAGGCGCCCCTCGACAAAGTTTGTGTTCTCAGCTGTGGCATCTCTACTG GACTTGGCGCCACGCTCAATGTCGCAAAACCAAAAAAGGGTTCCACGGTGGCGATTTTCGGTCTTGGAGCTGTAGGACTTGCT GCCATGGAAGGGGCCAGGATGGCTGGTGCATCAAGGATCATTGGTGTGGATTTGAACCCTGCAAAATACGAACACG CTAAGGAATTTGGATGCACAGACTTTGTGAACCCAAAGGACCACACTAAGCCCGTGCAAGAG GTGCTTGTCGAGATGACCAATGGCAGAGTCGATCGCGCGGTTGAGTGCACTGGCGACATCGACGCCATGATCGCCGCCTTCGAATGTGTCCATGAT